Part of the Thiobacter sp. AK1 genome is shown below.
TCGTTGCTGAAAAACCTCGGCGGCCAGCAATAAGGAGTGAGTCATGGCAAAGATTGAAATCCACCGCATCACCAACGCCAACGTCTATCTGGACGGCCAGTCGCTGCTGGGCCGCGCTGAAGAAGTGCAGCTGCCGCAGATCAAGGCCAAGATGGTCGAGCACAAAGCGCTGGGCATGGTCGGCACCATCGAAGCTTTCGCCGGATTCGAGAAGCTCGAAGGCAAGATCAAGTGGGCGAGCTTCTATGCCGACGTATTGAAGAAGGTGGCCAACCCGTTCAAGGCCGTGCAGCTTCAGGTGCGCGGCTCCATGCCGATCATCGTCGGCGGCTCGGTCAACCGCGAAGCGCCCATCGTGGCGATGCTCACCGTGGTGTTCAAGTCGCTACCGGGTGGCACCTTCAAGCAGCACGAAAACGTGGAGCTGGAGACCGAGTTCACGGCCTACTACATGAAGCTGACCGTGGACGGCCAGGACGTGACTGAAATCGACGTGCTGGAAAACATCTACAAGGCTGGCGGCGTTGACCTGCTGGCGCAGTACAGCGCGAACATCGGGAGCTAAGCGGTGGAGGTCAAGCTCAAGCACCCGGTCAAGCTCGCCACTGGCCAGCTGCTGGAAAAGATCACTCTGCGCCGCGCCACGCGCGGCGACATCAAGCGCGCGCAGAAGGCCGCGAGTGACCCGGTGGACCAGGAAGATTTTCTGCTGGCCGCCTTGACCGGGCTGACCATCGAAGACCTTGACGCGCTGGACATCGCCGACAGCCGCGTGCTGTCGGATGCCTTTCGCGCTATGGTGGATAGCTGAGGACGACCTATGGGCGGCCGACGCCTTGCTCGCGCGGTGGTTTCGCTTCCAGCCGTCGGAGATCG
Proteins encoded:
- a CDS encoding phage major tail tube protein, with the protein product MAKIEIHRITNANVYLDGQSLLGRAEEVQLPQIKAKMVEHKALGMVGTIEAFAGFEKLEGKIKWASFYADVLKKVANPFKAVQLQVRGSMPIIVGGSVNREAPIVAMLTVVFKSLPGGTFKQHENVELETEFTAYYMKLTVDGQDVTEIDVLENIYKAGGVDLLAQYSANIGS
- a CDS encoding phage tail assembly protein gives rise to the protein MEVKLKHPVKLATGQLLEKITLRRATRGDIKRAQKAASDPVDQEDFLLAALTGLTIEDLDALDIADSRVLSDAFRAMVDS